In Microbulbifer sp. THAF38, the sequence TTGGAAACAATATCCGCAAGGCTCGCACAAAAAACCCAGGCGCCGATAAAAATACCGAGCACCGCACCCCAGTGATAGTGATCAAATGCCAGAGGCCAGACCAATGCCACCACCAGAGCAGCCAGGAATGGCAATCGCCAAGTACTGAGGAGTTTGTCCCAGCGGCTGTCCTTCCAGTTCGCATGCACCCCCATGCCCAGCAGCAGGCAAAGCACCACCATCAAGGGTACAAAGAAGAGGTTGAAGAAGGGAGGACCAACACTGATTTTGCCCATGTTCAAGGCATCGGCCACCAGCGGATATAAAGTGCCGGTCAACACCATCGCCATAATCAGGATGAGCAATACATTGTTGCCGAGCAGGAAGGTCTCCAATGAACGGAAAGAGAACACGCTGCGGGCGCTGACTGATGGCGCGCGCAGGGCAAATAATAAGAGGGAGAAGCCCACAATCACAGCTAAGAAGCCAAGGATAAAGCTACCCCTCAATGGATCGGTAGCGAAGGCATGTACTGAAGTAATCACCCCGGAACGCACCAGGAAGGTACCCAATAGGCTTAAGCTAAAGGCGAAAATCGCCAACAAAATAGTCCAGCTCTTGAACAAGCCGCGCTTTTCCGTAACCGCCAAAGAATGCATCAGTGCAGTGCCCACCAACCAAGGCATGAGCGAGGCATTTTCAACCGGGTCCCAGAACCACCAGCCGCCCCAACCCAGCTCGTAATAGGCCCACCAGCTACCCAGGGCTATACCAAGAGTGAGAAAAGCCCAGGCGACTACCGTCCAGGGTCTGGCCCAACGGGCCCAAACCGCATCCAAATGCCCGCCCAACAACGCGGCTATGGCAAAGGCAAAGGCGACAGAGAATCCCACGTAACCCATATACAGCAGCGGCGGATGGAAAATCATCCCTGGATCCTGCAGAAGCGGATTCAGGTCGGAACCCTCCACCGGCGGGAATGGCAAAGTGCGATCGAAGGGATTAGACGTCAATATAATAAAGAGGAAGAAGCCGATCAGTACCACACCCAGCACTGAAAGCACTCGCGCTAACAGCTCCGGCGGCAACTGGCGGCCAAATAGCGCCACAGCCGCAGCCCAGCCTGCCTGGATCAACAGCCACAGCAGAATAGAGCCCTCGTGACCACCCCACACCGCGGTGACCTTATAGTAAATCGGGAGAATACTGTTGGAGTTCTGCGCTACATAGTTAACGGTAAAGTCGCTCTGGATAAAAGCGACTGTCAGGCAGACATAAGCGATAAAAACAAACGCAAAAACGCCCAAGGCCAATGGCCTGGCGGCCTCCATCCACAGGGGGCGCGCACTATAACTACCTGCTATTGGCAATATCGAAAGCGCAAGAGCCAGCAGCAGGCCGACTATCAGCGCAAAATGGCCCAGTTCAGGGATCATATTTTCGCTCCATCGGTGCAGCCTTCGTGGGAAACCATGCTTTCCGCAACTTCAGGAGGCGTGTAGTTTTCATCGTGCTTGGCCAACACCTGATCGGCACGCAAGACACCACTGGGCATCAGCTGCCCGCTAATCACCGCGGCCTCACCTTCAGCAAACAGGTCCGGCAGTATTTTATCGAACACCACCGCCAGCTCTGCCTCACCATCGGTAATAACAAACTGTACATCCAGGCTGTCTTCCGTGCGCTGTACACTACCCGGCACGACACAACCACCGGCGCGAATGCGTTTCTCAAACGGCACTTCTCCAGCGGCAAAGGCGCTGGGAGCATAGAAATAATCCATATTTTCTCGCATCGCATAGGTGACAAAACCCACTGCGGCACTGGACAGAGCGACCAGAACAAGTACCAGGATCAGACGTTGCTTGCGTACGGGATGCATTGTTTAGTGAACTCCATAAGTTTTTGATCTTATCTGCCCAGTCGCAGTAGCCACCGGGCGAAAAACCCTATCGATTACTGCAAGGCCCGAGCCTATGCAGGCTCTTCCATATCCGCTTGTTGCGCTCTGGCCCTACGGCGGCGCTGCTCAATACGCTGTTGGTTGTGTAGTTCCCGCTGCAGGCGACGTCGTGCCAAACGCGGGTAGAGAGCCAGGGAGGCCAGGGCGGCAAAAGTGACAGCGTAGGAAACCCACACATAAATACCGTGGCCATCCATCGCTAAAAATTCTGCAAAGTTGGCGAATTGAAACTGCACTTTACTTCTCCCCAACTAATTCCTGCTGCACCCATTGGGTTTTCATATCGCGGCGTAGTATCAAGGCGCGAGTATGCGTAAGCAGGGTCCAGGCATAGGTACAATAAAAACCGGCAATCATTACCAGCAGCGGGTAGAACATACTGGGATCAATACTACTGGATTCCGTCAGGCGGATAGTCGCCGGCTGATGCAAGGTAAACCACCAATCCACCGACTTGTAGATAATCGGAATATTCACCGTGCCCACCAGGGCCAAGAGCGCGCTGGCCTTATCGGCCACCTGCTCGCGACTGACCGCCTGCGACAAGGCCATCACACCGATATATAAAAACAGCAGGATCAGCATTGAGGTAATCCTGGCATCCCAAACCCAGTAGGTACCCCAAGTGGGCTTGCCCCAGACCGCGCCAGTAAAGAGGGATATAAAGGTAAGTACCGCGCCGATTGGAGCTGCTGCGCGCATCACCGCGAAGGAGAGCTTCATCTTCCAGATAAGGCCTATGGCGCCGCTGATCGCCATAATGTAGTAGCCAGCCAGCGCCAAAAAGGCCGCCGGCACATGGATAAAGATGATGCGGTAACTATTGCCCTGCTTGGCATCCTCGGGCGCAAACCCCAGGCCCCATACCGACCCCGTCACCAGCAAAACAACGCTGGCCAGTGCCAGCCAGGGTAACCAACCACTGGTTTTTTGATAGAACCAACGGGGTGACCCCAAACGGTGAAACCATTGCCAAGCCAAGAAGACCTCCGAATCAATTATCCAGGCTGATACGTATTGCCCCCGCAGCAGCCAGTGGTGCCAGGGCTGCCGCAGCGGCCAGCAGAGCAGCCAGAATCGCCAGCTGCGCACTATAGGCATAGCCATCAATTGCCGCCTGCACCGCGCCGGTGCCGAAGATTAGCACGGGCACATACAGTGGCATAACAATTAGCGCCAGCAACAGCCCCGGGCGACGCAGGGCCACAGTGAGCGCCGCACCGATGGCGCCGATCAAACTGAGGCTCGCAGTCCCCAGAAATAGCGACACAAATAGGCACAGATAGCCCTCAGTGGGCAAATTCAGCATCAACGCCAGTAGCGGCGATAACAGTGCCAGCGGTAAGCCAGTTGCAATCCAGTGCACCAGGGATTTAGCCAATACGGCGAAATACAGGGGCTGGGGCAACAGTGCCAACTGCTCCAAAGTGCCATCTTCAAAATCCCCGCGGAACAAGCTCTCCTGGGAGAGCATGGTGGCTAGCAGCGCCATTACCCAAATCATGCCTGGCGCCATTTTCGCTAACAGTTCGGGCTCTGGTCCCACACCTAAAGGCAAAAGAGCGAGGACCGTTACAAAAAATAATAGTGGGTTGGCAATATCTGCTCGCTTGCGCAGTGCGAGGAGCATTTCAATTTTAAAGAGCGCCGCGAAACCAGGGGTTGCGCGGGCTCCAACAACTGGTGATTGGACATCAGTTAAAGACATGCTCTCCCCCCATATCGCTAAAAGATTCCTCGACCAAAAAGTCAGACAGGTCGACGAAATTCAGCCCTGGCAGATTCAAAGGCTGGTGGGAGGTTAGAAGGAGAGATCCACCGCTCTCGAGGTGGTTGGCCATTTGTTTTTCCAGTGCCGCAACACCGGTGACATCCAAAGCGGTCAGGGGCTCATCGAGAATCCACAAACAGGGCGACTGGGGAAGAAATAGTCGCGCCAGGGCCACACGACGGTTCTGGCCCGCCGATAAGCTGCTGCACAGAGACCCTTCGAAACCGAAAAGATCTACCTTATCCAGGGCCTCCATCGCCGAGGCCTCTGTAGCCCCATACCAGGCGAGGTTCTCTAGAGGGGTAAGCCCCCCCCGTACCCCGCCGCGATGACCGATATACACCAGGGATTCACGCATAGCGCGTAAACCTTTAGGAAAGGGATTATCGCGCCAGAGGATCTCTCCACTGAAGTCACTGGTACTGCCAATCAAAGTGCGCAGCAGTGTGGTCTTGCCCGCACCATTGCTTCCTTTAACCTGGATTGCCCCGCCGGCATTCAGTGAGAAATCAAGGCCCTCAAACAAGCGTCGGCCATCCCGCTCACAGGCGAGGTCGCGCACTTGCAATACAACTGGGGACTTGGTAGTCACAGACATTGCTTGGATAAAACCGCTCTGACGAAAATCTGAACGGCATTATACCGGCACTTGTGCTAATTGCATGATATTCAACACCCCCGATCTTCTCTAATTTGATCTCAAACAGAAATCCTAGGGAATTCAGCTGGTTTTTGTACGCCAGTATTGGCGCCATGCCCAAGCTCTGATATTTTCGTGAGGGTTGTGAGTTGGTACCCAGTACCTAACCCCCGTATGGATTCGGGGACTCAGTAGTCGACATCAACAGAAACTTTTGATGTGACTCGGTGTTTAACGAAAACGCCGAACCTGCCTGTAAGGACGCACAATAATGACTAGCCTTGCTGTGGACGCCCGTCGTTGGCTCGATGCCAGCGCCATAAGCGGTGAAGATACCCTGATCAATCGCCAACCTTTCCCATTTTTTGTTGCCCGCGACGTTTTAACCACAGAGATGATGCCCTCATTTCTGAAGGACTTCCCCCACCTCAAAGGAGCCGGCTACCTACCCTATGAAAAGCACGAGTGTGGCGATTCCATCAACACTCTGATCGAAGAATTCACCCATCCAGAATTCGCCGATGCCATTGGGGAGAACCTGGGCATAGAAAAACTCTCCCAATACCCAACTTATGTCTCCATCAGCCGCTCCTTGAAAAAACGTCACGGCAGAATTCATACCGATGGAAAATCGAAAATAGCCACTGCCCTGCTCTACCTCAATCCAGAGTGGACGCTTGATGGCAACGGCTGCCTACGCTTTCTAAGGCGCATCGATGACTTTGAGGATACCGTCGCACCAGAAATCCCCCCATCTTATGGAACACTCGCCGCCTTTAAGCGCGCGGACAACTCCTTCCACGGCCACCTCCCCTATGAAGGCCAGCGTCTGGTTATCCAGGTTGCCTGGCTGGTGAGCGCTGCCGACAAGGAGCGTAAGGCTAAACGAGGAAAGTTCTCTTACAAACTCAAGCAATTAATGGGCTGGCTTGGCGGTAAGCAGAAAGAAGATAAGGAAGATACCATTACCCAAATGTGAATTTTGCAGACTATTGAATATTGGCCTAGATATTCAGGCTGCTTATAAATTACACACCGCACCGGCCATTGGCTGGTGCACCTCCTCCAATCCCGCCGAACACTTACTCTTTGCCAGTTTCAAAAAACGAACACAAGAGAGGATTTGGGGAATCTAGAGTTTCTAAAATTTCTATTGATGAATTTTCTTCGCTCAAAAAAGTAATTGGCAGACTTACTATGAGGGACTCAAAGAAATATTTACAAAGCTGGTCTTACCCTTGTAACCACTCTAAAAAGGGTAAATCGAGCGCTACTAATAAGAAAAAAGAAGCTTCTGATTTGGCTGTGCGGTGTGCGGTGTGCGGTGTGCGCCAGCTGACATCTGTAAACCATCTGCATCAGCCTGACAAACACCGCACTATTCTAAGACTATTGGTTATTTATTTTAAAATTAGGCATCAAAGTCGTAATCCATTAATTCGCGACTTAAGCGTCTTTCCTCCAGTTTATCCTCCACCATGCGACGCGCATCGCGAGGTGGCTGGGATGTGGCTTGCCTTAGTACTTCTGTTGCAATTTGTGGAATATCCACATTATCAAAAACCATGTGCTTTTCGTTTACGTTAACGCCCATACGAAACTCCATAATCTTGATCCGTGAAAGCAGAAACATCCTTATCGCACTTTACGGTGCAGTTGCAGATTAGCGATGCCGAACAATCCTGGTCAAGCAGAAATTTACAAGGGAACTATGACAGATTTACTGCAGACTCTTAGAAAATTCCGCCAAGCAAAACCATCCCTGAATTACCCAGCTCAAGGTTACGAACCTAACAATATTCAAGAAAAAGATTAGGAAGAGTTATCAAAATGAATACATAGAAGAAGAGCGGGAAATGCAGTAACTCTGCCGATGGCATGTTACTTCAGGTGACAAGAAGCAATGCCTAGGGAGGCTTAGAGAAAAATGAGGGAGTCCCTAGAAATTGCCAGAAGCTAAAACACGACATGACATTTGTTGCTGTAACGGATAGAATGGCCGCCCTTTGCAGCTAGCTGCAACCCGCCCCCGTCGGTTAACAGGATAAACCACGGACCTCCTAAGTCCGGACTGGTGGTTCGAGTCCACCCGGGGGCGCCATTGATAACCCCTTCTATCTCAACCAAGCCCTTTCGTGCTTCTACCAATTTATAAAGCAAACGCTTTAGCCGAATGCATAAACAGCGCCAGAAAAAGTCCCGCCAGAAGAAGAAGACCCCAAATCATTCTGGCCGAGCGGTTAATATTCCTGCCCCGCTTCGCATGATCCCTCGCCACTTTCGCCATAACTCAACTCCCTTTATTCCGCGCTATCGGGCAACAATAGCAGTTTCACTCCCAAGCAGCATAAAAAATCAACACTATACATAGAAGCTAGCCTGAGCTTCGCTCAAAACAAACAAAGCCCGAGTAGAGCCGGGCTTTGTTTGTTTTATTTGACCCGCAGCAGCTACTGGTTCTGTTGTTGCTTCTGCATATTATTGTTGTCGCTGCCGTCATTAGTACCACTAGGGGCTGTGCCTGGATTAGTCGTACCGCTCGGGCTGGTACCTGTATTATTAGTACCACTACCCCCCTGCATATTCATCATCTTATCGGACTTGTCCTTGCCGTGATGACGCCCCATTTTGTGCCACTCATCCTTAAATTTGGTCCAGAAGGACTCTTTGGGCGCTTTGGTGCAAGCCGTAATAATCATCGGCGTCACCTTTTCAGTGCCATCGATATCCAACATATCCCCTTCTTCCTTACCGCGCTTTGAATAAGCCGCAGCCCAGTACACCGCTTTTGGCTTGAACTCGTCGTCGATGGCCAGGAAATCTGCACAGGTCCAGTCCTTTGCCGGCTTCTTGGGGTGTTTATCCGCCAAGGCAGCAGAAGCAGCAAGACTGGCAATTACCAAAGGAAGGATGTAATGCGTGCTTTTCACAGTAAAATCTCCAAGGTTTTCAGGGGCATTACCCCACGAATTGACTCCAGGTAATATGCAATCCGCTCGCTTCCCAGGAGCTAGCGAAACAAGACCAATTGGTCACCGAAAGTAATCTCTCAGCTGGGCCCAACTCGACTAACTGGCCAATGCTTAAACCGGCCTCTATACAGCTCCCTTACAGCGGAAACGCTAGCCAGCTGTCCCTTCAAAAGACTACCTGACCCAATGAAAGAATAGACGCATTTTTCATTTTTGGCGTATTTTTCAAAATATTGGTATCACCAGCCCTCAGCCCATCGACGATGGCTTTACTACCGCTTGGCCACCACTGCGCCCCCCCAATCCTTGCTCTCATTTTCTCGCCCAAGCAAAGAAGAACCGATCCAGATAAACCAGACTATCTGGCTAATTCCGAATATTTCCGTAAAGATTTCACTGGGATAAATAGTGGCAACCCCTGCAATACCGACGAAGATGCCAAGACAATTCAGGTACTTTGAGAATACCCCCAACTGCAAAGCCACGATGCTAACCACCAGCACCCAGAGCCCACCGACCAGCTCATTACCCCCACCCAGGCTTTCAACCATCAGATAAATAATTCCCCAGACATCAAAGGCCTTCTCTGGATTGACCTCCATTAGACCGATAGCATAAGCAAGCCCAATATTTGCAATCATGCCGCTAGCAATTACAAGCCCAACCCAGATTGCTCCAAACAAAGTACCTACCGCGATTAATCCTTCACTTTTTACTTTTAACCTCTGATACAAGCCAACCACCAGAAAACTGAGGAAAACAGCAAAAACCAGATACATCAAGGTGTAAATAACATTAAAGGAAAACTGATGTTCAGCTAGGAAAGTCATTTTTTCAGCGGGGCTACCATCAGAAGGGTATGACCAAAAAACACCAAAGAAAACAAAGGCGATAACATACAATAGCGCCATACTTATTGCTGAGATGCCAGCGGCTCTACTTAGAGTCTTCATTTGATTTTCCTATTACATAAATTGATATTGTTTTATACAAAACATGACCGGTCGTAACCTCAAACAAGGCAATTCCAAAATTTTAATTATGACTCTTAAACGACCTTACCAATCGACATTCTGCCTTATCAACTGGTCTGATTAACGCAAGAATTAGCAACTAACTTTTTGATTGACTGAAAAACATCCCTAGCACCATTCCTACCAAGGGGATATACACTCCTGGACACTGGTCTAGCCACCTATACAGGTAACTTCCAAAGCGCTAGAGGCTTCGAGAAGTAAACCATCAAAGCACTTTGACTTGAGCCAAGTTACCCAGGCTCATCCGGAAAATACCCAAGTGGCAGGCTTGACATGTAGGACCATGGTATTGACCGTTTCAACAACAGCTCGTATCACATTGACATAAGGGGGCCTGGAGCAAAATAGACATCAGAGGTAAATCTTGGACTATTCCAGGCGAAAGAAAGAGCGATCGCAGCCAAAAATGTCCCTGGCCATAGCATTGTATCGAATGGAGCGAGAAGGCCTAAACGTTTACGAGTCCCAATTAATTTTCACAACCGTCAGGGAGGATCACCTACTAATGCAGCGATGTCTTTGAAAAGCAAAACCTACATATAGTTGGCTGGGCAAATTATGCAACCTCAAGCCTGCACAAGGAAAACTTCATAAAGGCATCTATATACTGCAGAATTGGTCGCTAGAGACCTCCAAGTCTCATAGCTGCCGGTACCTAAGGTAATAACCGCCTGAAAAATACACCAATTTTCTCTTTATTTTTGCACCATATAATTCAGCAGACTAAGTATGTATATTTGGAATATAAGATTACTACCGCACAGTAAATCATGCGATGTATTTTTGCCTCAACTATCTAGAATTAATTTTGTGCTAGCACTGAATCAGATGGCACAGGACTATAATATAATAATGTAAAAATTCGTTACACCACGCTTCAGCATACCCTAAACACTATCAAGCTTAACCTTATGGAGACTATTATGATGAAATATTTGGGGCTGGTCACTCTTACCCTGGTGGTAGTTTTAACGGGTTGCTCTCCAGAAAACTCAGAGGACCCAAGCCCTGATGCCTCCGTAGGCTCAGGCAAGGATAAACATGGATGTATAGCTTCTGCTGGCTACCGTTGGTGTGCCAAAACAAAAACATGCGAGCGCCCATGGGAACTGGCAGAGAAAGCCGGCTTTCCTAACACCCCGGATGATTTTGAGGAATATTGTGGCAAATAAAAATGGCAGTGGAATCTTCGCTGCCCCTCAATGCCAAGCCAAGTAATATTTTCATTCTCTCAAGTCACCACTCTAGAAGCTGCTTCATAACTTGAAACCAGCTGTTCCTGCAACCTCATGGAATTACAAGAATAGAACGATTGAGTAAATTTAAATCAGAATTAACTGACGCTCAGTAAAAATTGATTGAACCTTGCACCCCTAACTAAAGCGCTGAAAAGGTGACCCCAAACCCATTGATAATCATACGTGTTTTGAAGATATCTTATGGGTTTTGCACTCAAGGGCACGAAGGAAGGATCTCCCTCCATCTTACCTATCGCCGAGCACTTGCTGGAGTAGGCTCCCATTTTGGGAAGAGCAAGGCGCGTAGCTGAAGGCTTGGAGAAAGTTTATCGGACAGCTTGAAAGATCCCTACTTAACTGGGAAGAAGTCTCTTCGAATGGCAGCTTTGCATTAGCAAAAGAAAAAAGGGGGGGGCAGAAGTTATAAAAAGCAAGCGGAGCAAAGGTACAAAGTGGATGATGGTGGTCGATGGCAAAGATATTCTGTTAGGTTACACCTATCCTTCAGCATCACCAGCAGAAGTAAATTTATTACACCCACAACTCGAGGTTACTAAGGAACTTCACACTTATCCCAGCATGGGGTTTTAAGTAGTTCTG encodes:
- a CDS encoding heme lyase CcmF/NrfE family subunit; translated protein: MIPELGHFALIVGLLLALALSILPIAGSYSARPLWMEAARPLALGVFAFVFIAYVCLTVAFIQSDFTVNYVAQNSNSILPIYYKVTAVWGGHEGSILLWLLIQAGWAAAVALFGRQLPPELLARVLSVLGVVLIGFFLFIILTSNPFDRTLPFPPVEGSDLNPLLQDPGMIFHPPLLYMGYVGFSVAFAFAIAALLGGHLDAVWARWARPWTVVAWAFLTLGIALGSWWAYYELGWGGWWFWDPVENASLMPWLVGTALMHSLAVTEKRGLFKSWTILLAIFAFSLSLLGTFLVRSGVITSVHAFATDPLRGSFILGFLAVIVGFSLLLFALRAPSVSARSVFSFRSLETFLLGNNVLLILIMAMVLTGTLYPLVADALNMGKISVGPPFFNLFFVPLMVVLCLLLGMGVHANWKDSRWDKLLSTWRLPFLAALVVALVWPLAFDHYHWGAVLGIFIGAWVFCASLADIVSKTRNAKSFFAGLKRQRASYYGMHLAHIGLAVAVLGVVLTTVYSVEEDLRMGAGDSYQVAGYDFDFGGVRLAQGPNYRAFEGVVHVSKNGKPVAELHPQKRNYFSGGNTMTEAAIDTGLFRDIYVALGEPIDRSNPSGDWAVRLQYKAFVVWIWLGALLMAIGGSIAVADKRYRKAKAARQVPLSGNLATA
- the ccmE gene encoding cytochrome c maturation protein CcmE, with product MHPVRKQRLILVLVLVALSSAAVGFVTYAMRENMDYFYAPSAFAAGEVPFEKRIRAGGCVVPGSVQRTEDSLDVQFVITDGEAELAVVFDKILPDLFAEGEAAVISGQLMPSGVLRADQVLAKHDENYTPPEVAESMVSHEGCTDGAKI
- the ccmD gene encoding heme exporter protein CcmD, whose protein sequence is MQFQFANFAEFLAMDGHGIYVWVSYAVTFAALASLALYPRLARRRLQRELHNQQRIEQRRRRARAQQADMEEPA
- a CDS encoding heme ABC transporter permease; amino-acid sequence: MAWQWFHRLGSPRWFYQKTSGWLPWLALASVVLLVTGSVWGLGFAPEDAKQGNSYRIIFIHVPAAFLALAGYYIMAISGAIGLIWKMKLSFAVMRAAAPIGAVLTFISLFTGAVWGKPTWGTYWVWDARITSMLILLFLYIGVMALSQAVSREQVADKASALLALVGTVNIPIIYKSVDWWFTLHQPATIRLTESSSIDPSMFYPLLVMIAGFYCTYAWTLLTHTRALILRRDMKTQWVQQELVGEK
- the ccmB gene encoding heme exporter protein CcmB encodes the protein MSLTDVQSPVVGARATPGFAALFKIEMLLALRKRADIANPLLFFVTVLALLPLGVGPEPELLAKMAPGMIWVMALLATMLSQESLFRGDFEDGTLEQLALLPQPLYFAVLAKSLVHWIATGLPLALLSPLLALMLNLPTEGYLCLFVSLFLGTASLSLIGAIGAALTVALRRPGLLLALIVMPLYVPVLIFGTGAVQAAIDGYAYSAQLAILAALLAAAAALAPLAAAGAIRISLDN
- the ccmA gene encoding cytochrome c biogenesis heme-transporting ATPase CcmA is translated as MTTKSPVVLQVRDLACERDGRRLFEGLDFSLNAGGAIQVKGSNGAGKTTLLRTLIGSTSDFSGEILWRDNPFPKGLRAMRESLVYIGHRGGVRGGLTPLENLAWYGATEASAMEALDKVDLFGFEGSLCSSLSAGQNRRVALARLFLPQSPCLWILDEPLTALDVTGVAALEKQMANHLESGGSLLLTSHQPLNLPGLNFVDLSDFLVEESFSDMGGEHVFN
- a CDS encoding 2OG-Fe(II) oxygenase, producing MTSLAVDARRWLDASAISGEDTLINRQPFPFFVARDVLTTEMMPSFLKDFPHLKGAGYLPYEKHECGDSINTLIEEFTHPEFADAIGENLGIEKLSQYPTYVSISRSLKKRHGRIHTDGKSKIATALLYLNPEWTLDGNGCLRFLRRIDDFEDTVAPEIPPSYGTLAAFKRADNSFHGHLPYEGQRLVIQVAWLVSAADKERKAKRGKFSYKLKQLMGWLGGKQKEDKEDTITQM
- a CDS encoding PA3496 family putative envelope integrity protein, with the protein product MGVNVNEKHMVFDNVDIPQIATEVLRQATSQPPRDARRMVEDKLEERRLSRELMDYDFDA
- the hdeA gene encoding acid-activated periplasmic chaperone HdeA, which encodes MKSTHYILPLVIASLAASAALADKHPKKPAKDWTCADFLAIDDEFKPKAVYWAAAYSKRGKEEGDMLDIDGTEKVTPMIITACTKAPKESFWTKFKDEWHKMGRHHGKDKSDKMMNMQGGSGTNNTGTSPSGTTNPGTAPSGTNDGSDNNNMQKQQQNQ